Within Elizabethkingia sp. JS20170427COW, the genomic segment TAGTCTCGTAAAGACTGTTCTACTTCCACACTTACCCCCTTCATCTCCCCTGGCATAGGTGGCTGAAGTTTAGTTAGTTTCATTTTTATATATTCAATTTCAGGAAAAGCTTCTGAAAGTTTTCTGATCATTCGTCCAATGACAAATTCTAGCAGCTGAGATTTTATCTTCATCTCTTGATGAATAATATCGTTAACCAAAGCATAGTTTATGGTATTTTCTAAATTATCCTCCTCAAGAGCTTTAGATATATCGGCATGTATTTCTGCATTCACCAAATAATAGGTTCCTAAAATATTTTCTTCAGGAAGTACCCCGTGGTAAGCATAAATCTTGATGTCTTCTAGTATAATTTTTGTCTTCATCATCAAAAAAAATTAAAGTTAAAAAAAGCTTGTTTAACCATCTAAACAAGCTTTGTAATCTATTATTTTATCGATTTGGATAATTCCAACATCGCTTCAATAGGTTGTAAAGCCTTCAACCTTAATTCTTCTTCTATAATAATTTCAGGCAATTCATATTTCATACACAAATAGAGCTTTTCAAGCGTATTTCTCTTCATATAAAAGCACTCCGAGCAATTGCAAGACTCATCAAAAATCTGAGCTGGAATTAGGGTTTTATGAGGTGCTCTCTTTTTCATTTCGTGCAAAATACCTTCTTCAGTAGCAATGATAAATTCTTGGCAGTCATCTTTTTCTACAAAATTTAACAAAGCTGCCGTAGATCCTATAAAATGAGCGAGTTTTAATACAGCTTCCTCGCTTTCAGGGTGTGCAATTAACTTCGCGTTAGGATGATCTGCCAACTGTTGGGCAATTCTCTCCATAGAAAATGCTTCATGCACTACACAACTTCCGTCCCAAAGGATCATCTCTCTACCTGTTTTCTGCATCAGATAGCGTCCTAAATTTCTATCTGGAGCGAAAATTAACGGCTTATCTTTTGGTAGAGCATTGATAATAGTTTCCGCATTAGAGCTGGTAACAATAATATCACTTTCCGCTTTGGTTTCCGCATTACAATTGATGTAAGTAGCTACTAAAGCTCCTGGGTGTTTTTCTCTCATTTTTCTCAAACCTTCTCCTGAGCAATTATCCGCTAGAGAGCATCCTGCCAAAGTATCGGGCAATACTACCTTTTTAGTTGGGTTAAGGATTTTTGCCGCTTCGGCCATAAAATGTACCCCGCAAAAAGCAATCATATCTGCATTGGTTTCTTTTGCCTGGCGAGCCAATTGTAAAGAATCTCCTAAGAAATCTGCAATATCCTGAATTTCTGCAGGTTGATAATAATGTGCTAAGATGACTGCATTTTTCTCTTTTTTAAGGTCTAAAATAGCTTGCTTTAGTTCCTCCCCTTGAGGAATCATCATATCTTTATATTTTAAGAAACCTTGTACAGGAAGGTTTGCTTTTGCTTGTTCTAATGTTTCGTTCATCTTGATCTAAATGAGTTATGAAATTATGCTAGTTAGGTTACTTATGCTTCTATAAAATTGCCCACTAATTTGGCAATTTCTTCTTTGGCTTGGTTTAAGTCATCATTAACGATAACCTCATCAAAGTACTGGGCATATCCTAATTCTTCTTCAGCTTTTGCTACTCTGGTTTTTATAGTTTCCAGATCATCTGTATTTCTCTTAATAAGGCGATTTTCTAGTTCCTGAATGGAAGGAGGAGCTATAAATATAGACAATGCTTTTTCTGCAAAAATCTTTTTGAGGTTAACCCCGCCTTTTACATCCACATCAAAAATCACCACATTTCCTAAATCCCAAATTCTCTCTACTTCAGATTTCAGTGTACCATAATATTTATCGGTGTACACTTCTTCATATTCTACAAAAGCATCTAGAGCTATCTTTTGTCGAAACTCATCTGGAGTATGAAAAAAATAATCTACTCCATGCTTTTCTTCCCCTCTTGGTTGGCGAGTTGTTGCAGAAATGGAGAATTGCAATTTAGCAAATTGATCTAAACAATACTTTACCAAGGTAGTTTTACCACTACCTGATGGTGCGGAAAAGATAATAACTTTCTTAGAGGACATTGAGGCTTTGTTCTTTTATTTTTTCTAAATCGTCTTTCATCTTCACTACCAATTTTTGAATTTCTTGGTGGTTAGCTTTTGATCCTAAAGTGTTGATTTCTCTACCCATTTCTTGGGCAATAAAACCTAGTTTTTTTCCACTATTCTCTTCTGAATCTATTACTTCTAGGAAATATCTACAATGTTGCGCTAGTCTTACTTTTTCCTCAGAAACATCTAATTTTTCAGCGTAATAAGCTACTTCTTGGTAGAAACGAGCTTCATCAATTTCATTAAATTCATTAAGGTTGCTCAGCAATTTTTCTTTAGTAGTTTCCATACGCGCAGCTTCAAAAGGTTCTACTTGGGTAAGATATCCTGTGATATTATTAACATAGTTTTTCAATTCTTTTCCCAAAGTGGCTCCTTCCGTAGTTCTGAAATTGATAAAGTTATCTACCGCCTGGTGGATAATTGATAGTAATCCTTGCCATTCTTCTTCACTAAGCTCACTGTTGGTTGCGGATACTGCTTCTGGAAGTTTGGCCGCAATTTTTAAAAGTTCTACCTGCTCAGCGTTAGGAACAATTTCCGAGAGCTGCTCCATATATGCTTTTATAACTTCCTTATTTAAGGAAGTATCTATTCTACCGTCTATTGTTTCTACATTCAGATAAAAATCTACTTTTCCTCTTTTGATTCTCTCGTTGAGGATTTTTCGGATTTCAAACTCTTTTTCTTTATATCTGAAAGGTATTTTAAGATTAAGGTCAAAACCTTTGCTGTTCAAAGATTTTACATCAATGCTTATTTTTTTACCTTCACAGATACCTTCTGCTCGGCCGAAGCCTGTCATAGATAAAATCATCTTTTTAAGATTTTTGCAAATATACAAATCATTATAGCATAGTTAAGAACTCTAATCGGATGATTTTTACAATGAAAGACAAATTCCTCTTTTTTTTCAACAAAAACCAAAGTTTTATTTAGATAAAAAAATGGTTTTTTCTTACGGTTTCCTCAAAAAATAAAGTTACTTTGTCATAATAAAATTCTATTTTTGCAGGTATGAAGAGATGGTACCTCTACCCTTTTTCGTTGGTGTATAATTTAATTACCGCCATACGAAACCTATTTTTTAATATTGGGCTTTTATACGGCCACAAAATGCGCATTCCAGTAATTGGTGTGGGGAACCTTTCCGTTGGCGGTACAGGCAAATCCCCTGTAGTTATGTATTTGGCAGATTTGCTTTCCAAAAACCATCATCGTACAGGAGTACTTTCCCGCGGCTATGGTAGAAAGAGCAAAGGATACATTGTTACCAATTATTCCTCCAACTACAAACAAGTGGGAGATGAAGCCATGCAGTTGTTTACAAGGTTTAAAAACAGAATTGTAATCGCCGTATGTGAGGATCGTGTTTTGGGTGCAAAAAAAATTATTGAAGACATGAATCTTGAGACCTTGGTTCTTGACGATAGCTACCAACATCGATATATTAAGCCAGGCTTCAATATTTTATTAACCGATTATAGTGATCCTTATTTTAAAGATTTTGTACTTCCTGCAGGTAATTTGCGAGAAGCTAGATCGGGGTACAAAAGGGCAAATGCTATTATTGTTACCAAATGCCCAGATGACCTTAGCGAAGAGAAAAAGAAGTACTACATCAGTCGCATAGCTCCGTATGCTTATCAAAAGGTTTTCTTTGGTGCAATAGATTACGATGCCAATGTTTACTCCTTACAAAAATCGCTTCCAGTAAATAATTTGGATTATTACGACATTCTCCTTATTACGGGGATTGCCAATCCTAAACATATTTTAAAAGAATTAGGAAAATATTCCAATCGTATTAAGCATCTTAAATTTAAAGATCATTATTCCTTTACGGATTCGGATATCAACAAAATTATCTCAGAATATCAAAAACTAGGCGAGTACAAAATGATCCTTACCACAGAAAAAGATTTTGTACGACTAAAGACCTTCGAAAAACTATTAGACAAACTTTACTACTGGCCTATTAATGTAGATATAGATAAAAAAACAGAGTTCAATCAAATGATTTTAGATTATGTTAGAAAAAATTAAAGAAACCGCAGCATTTATTCAAAATATCATCCAAGACACCCCTGACTATGCTATTGTTTTAGGCTCAGGACTTGGGAAATTACAAGACGAGGTAGAAGCACTTCACACCATTGAATATAGTGAAATTCCTAACTTCCCTCAAACTACTGTAGTAGGCCATGGAGGGAAACTTATCTACGGAATTATTGAAGGGAAAAAAGTATTGATGATGAGTGGTAGATTCCACTACTATGAAGGTTACCCTATGGAAACGGTTACTTTCCCCTTCAGAGTTTTCCATCTTTTAGGGATTAAAAATCTTATTCTTTCTAATGCTTCTGGTGGAGTTAACCCTAACTTTGAAGTTGGTGATATCATGATTTT encodes:
- the folB gene encoding dihydroneopterin aldolase — its product is MKTKIILEDIKIYAYHGVLPEENILGTYYLVNAEIHADISKALEEDNLENTINYALVNDIIHQEMKIKSQLLEFVIGRMIRKLSEAFPEIEYIKMKLTKLQPPMPGEMKGVSVEVEQSLRD
- the nadA gene encoding quinolinate synthase NadA, producing the protein MNETLEQAKANLPVQGFLKYKDMMIPQGEELKQAILDLKKEKNAVILAHYYQPAEIQDIADFLGDSLQLARQAKETNADMIAFCGVHFMAEAAKILNPTKKVVLPDTLAGCSLADNCSGEGLRKMREKHPGALVATYINCNAETKAESDIIVTSSNAETIINALPKDKPLIFAPDRNLGRYLMQKTGREMILWDGSCVVHEAFSMERIAQQLADHPNAKLIAHPESEEAVLKLAHFIGSTAALLNFVEKDDCQEFIIATEEGILHEMKKRAPHKTLIPAQIFDESCNCSECFYMKRNTLEKLYLCMKYELPEIIIEEELRLKALQPIEAMLELSKSIK
- the gmk gene encoding guanylate kinase; this translates as MSSKKVIIFSAPSGSGKTTLVKYCLDQFAKLQFSISATTRQPRGEEKHGVDYFFHTPDEFRQKIALDAFVEYEEVYTDKYYGTLKSEVERIWDLGNVVIFDVDVKGGVNLKKIFAEKALSIFIAPPSIQELENRLIKRNTDDLETIKTRVAKAEEELGYAQYFDEVIVNDDLNQAKEEIAKLVGNFIEA
- a CDS encoding YicC/YloC family endoribonuclease produces the protein MILSMTGFGRAEGICEGKKISIDVKSLNSKGFDLNLKIPFRYKEKEFEIRKILNERIKRGKVDFYLNVETIDGRIDTSLNKEVIKAYMEQLSEIVPNAEQVELLKIAAKLPEAVSATNSELSEEEWQGLLSIIHQAVDNFINFRTTEGATLGKELKNYVNNITGYLTQVEPFEAARMETTKEKLLSNLNEFNEIDEARFYQEVAYYAEKLDVSEEKVRLAQHCRYFLEVIDSEENSGKKLGFIAQEMGREINTLGSKANHQEIQKLVVKMKDDLEKIKEQSLNVL
- the lpxK gene encoding tetraacyldisaccharide 4'-kinase, with the protein product MKRWYLYPFSLVYNLITAIRNLFFNIGLLYGHKMRIPVIGVGNLSVGGTGKSPVVMYLADLLSKNHHRTGVLSRGYGRKSKGYIVTNYSSNYKQVGDEAMQLFTRFKNRIVIAVCEDRVLGAKKIIEDMNLETLVLDDSYQHRYIKPGFNILLTDYSDPYFKDFVLPAGNLREARSGYKRANAIIVTKCPDDLSEEKKKYYISRIAPYAYQKVFFGAIDYDANVYSLQKSLPVNNLDYYDILLITGIANPKHILKELGKYSNRIKHLKFKDHYSFTDSDINKIISEYQKLGEYKMILTTEKDFVRLKTFEKLLDKLYYWPINVDIDKKTEFNQMILDYVRKN